From the genome of Nitrospiria bacterium:
ATCAGCACCCCGCCGATCAGACCGCCGTGAATCGCCAGACCGCCGTGCCAGATCGCGGGGATCTCGGACGGATTTTCTCCATAGTAAGGCCAGTTGAACGCGACGTAATAGATCCGGGCGCCGAGGATCCCGCCCAGAAGGCAGTACATGATCAGGTTCCAGCTGTCGTCGGCCGAGAGCGGGATGCCCTTGCGACGGACCTCCTTGGCCAGCAGCCATCCGCCGACCATCGCCGCGATAAAGTACATCAACCCGTAATAGCGGATCGTGACGGGACCGAACTGGATGAGAATGGGATGCATGTTACAGCTTCATCGCCTCCCGCACTTCTTCCATCGTTTGACGGGCCGCCTGGCCGGCCTTCTTCGAACCTTCGGCCGCGACGGCTTCGACCTTTTTGGGATGCTTCAACCACTTTTCCCGTTCCTTCCAGATCGGGTCGAGCCGTCGGACCATCCGGTCGGCCACCAGCGTTTTGCAGTCGATGCAGCCGATGGAGGCCGTCCGGCATTCCGTGTTCACCCGGTCGATCACGCCGATCTCCGAGAAGATCTTGTGGAAGGAAAAGACGGGACAGACATCCGGGTTGCCCGGGTCGGTCCGCCGGATCCGGGCCGGATCGGTCACCATCGTCCGGAGCTTTTCACGAACGACCGGCTCGGGATCGGAAAGATAGATCGCGTTGTTGTAGCTCTTGCTCATTTTCCGCCCGTCGGTCCCCAGAAGTTTCGGCACCTCCGTGAGCAGGGGCTGCGGTTCGGGAAACACGGGCGCGTAGAGATTGTTGAACCGTCGCGCCAGCTCGCGCGTCAACTCGAGGTGCGGAAGCTGATCCACGCCCACCGGCACCACGTCGGCCTTGTAGATCAGGATATCGGCCGACTGCAGGACGGGATATCCTAAAAAACCATAAGTCGTCAGATCCCGTTCGCGAAGCTCCTCGATCTTTTCCTTGTAGGTGGGGTTCCGCTCCAGCCAGGGCACCGGGGTGATCATCGACAGGAGCAGGTGCAGTACGGCGTGATCCGGCAGACGGGACTGAATGAAGACGGTGCATTTCTCGGGATCGATTCCGGCCGAAAGCCAGTCGATCAGCATTTCCTGAATGTACTCCCGGATTTTACGGGTATCGGCATAATTGGTCGACAGGGCATGCCAGTCGGCCACAAAAAAATAGGCGTCGAACTCGTTCTGGTATTTAATCCAATTGTCCAGGGCCCCCAACAGATTGCCCAGATGCAACCGCCCGCTGGGTTGCATCCCGCTCAGCATGCGCTTCTTCCGCGATTTCACAGTGGGACACCTCCTAGATGGTCGTTCAACCCCAGAATCCACAGCATGATGTTAACGATCAACGGCGAGATGATTTGCGACCAGAACCCGAACGGGTCCAGGAAGACGAGCGCGATGATGATGAAAAACCCGAACGGCTCGATGCTGGCCCAGGCCGCCGACTGCCGGTCGGGAAGCAGTCCGACCAGCACCCGCCCGCCGTCCAGCGGCGGAATGGGGATCATGTTGAAAATCGCCAAAACGACGTTCCACTGCACGCCCTTCAAAAGCATGTACATGACCGGGACCAGCACCATCCCGGAAGGATCGTTCCAGTTGAACGGCCCCCCCCCGAGACGCAGTTGCAGGACGAGACGGGGGTCGATCATCAGGACCAGACGAAACAGAAGACCGCAGGCCACCGCCAGGATCAAATTCGTGGCCGGACCCGCGCCGGCCACCCAGACCATGTCTTCCTTCGGATGGCGGAGGTTCATGAAATTGACCGGCACGGGCTTCGCGTAGCCGAACACGAAGCTGCCCTTCGTGGCGATCAATAAAAAAATCGGAATGACGACCGTTCCGATGGGGTCAATATGCGACAAGGGATTGAGCGTCAGCCGGCCCATCATCCGGGCGGTCGGATCCCCCCGCTTGTTGGCCACCCAGCCGTGGGCCACCTCGTGTAAAATGACGGCCAGAAGGATGGGGATGGCCGAGATCGAAATCTCCTGGATGATATGATCGATGTTCATCATACTAGTTGAGCTGGACGAATTTGCCGTCCTTGGCCTGTATCACGTAAAGCCGTTTGGCCAAATCCCCCTCCGGCGTGTAAGTGATCGGGCCGGTGACGCCCGAATAATTTCGAACCCGGCCGAGGAAGTCCCGCACCGCTTCGCCGGTCGCGGCGCCCTGTTGCATCGCCCGGAGAACCAGGCCGGCCGCGTCGTACGCCTGGGCCGCCAGAAGCGTCGGGTTCTCCTCGTAACGGCTTCGGTAGCGCTCCACAAAGGACTGCACCTGCGGGTCGGTGCTGGCGGGAAAGAACCCGTCCACAAAGATTCCGCCGTCGACAAATTTCCCGCCGAACCTGAAAAGATCCTGGGAGTCCCACCCGTTGGTCCCCAGAAGCGTCACCCCTTCAATATTGTAAAAAGCCAGCTGGGCCGCGATCATTCCGGCCTGATCGTAATCGCCGGGAAGAAAAATGGCGTCGAATCCGGGCCGGTATTCGCGAATTTCGCCCTTCTGCTGCGGCGGGGGGCCCAGGACGCCGTATTTGGTCAGGTCGGTTTCTTTGAGATATTTGATCTGCGGCCCGAAATCGGTGGCCTGCGGATCGTAGGACGCCCGCGCGATGACCTCCCCGCCCAGTTTCGCGATCGCCTCCGAAAAAACCCGCATCATCTCCGTTCCGTATCCGTCCGCGGAATGCAGGATGCAGAAGCGCTTCAGGTGGAGCGAATTGACGGCGTAGGCCGCGATCTCGCCGGCCTGTTGCCGGTTGGTGATGGAGTTTCTCAAAACATATTTCCACGGCTTGGCCCAATCCTCCGACGCCCCGGGCGTCAGCAACGGGATCCGGTAAGCCTCCGCCCGGGGAGCCACGGCCGCCACCTGGCGGCTCAGCATCGGTCCGATGACCGCGCTCACGCGGTAGTCCCGCGCCAGTTCGTCCAGGCCGCTTTGCAGGACCGTCGCATCCCCTTCCGTGTTCTTGACGACGATCCCGACGAATTTTTCAGGAACCGCGGTGGACGGGGGGTCCAACGCCAGCCGGATTCCGTTGAGCACCTCCTGCCCGAACGGCTGCAGCCGGCCCGACAGCGGAAGCAGGACGCCGATCAAATGCTGATGGCTCAGATACAATTGCTTGATGGCCGCGAGCCGGCTCCGGACCTTCGAAACGGCCCGATGCTTGGGGTAGATGAACAAAAAGCGGCGCAGTTCACGCTCGGCCTCAAAATATTCCTTGGACGACTCGTAAAGATCGGCCAGCTTCAAAAGGGCCGCGTCTCCCGGATACCCTTTCGGGAATTGACGGATCAACTCCTTGAGTTCCGACCGGGAGCTCTGGGCCAAAAGCTCCTGCACCCGGTTCTCGACGGCCTGCTTTTCCTCTTCCCGGCTCATCTCCTTTTTCAGCAGTTCATGGACGGCCTGGACGTCATCCTTCTTCTGAAGATAGACGTCCACGATGCGGTCGGTCAACGCCTGCCGGGCGGCGAGGTCCGGACTTAAGCTCCGCTCCCGTTCCAGGATCGGGATGGCGCTGTCGTACTGGCCCAAACCGATATACGCCACGGCCAATTGATCCCGGGCCCGGTCGGCCAGCGGCGAGGCCGGGAACTCGCCGATCAACTTTTGATACTTAAGAACCGCATCGGCATAATTTTGCTGCTGCTGATCGATTTGGGCCAAGCCCATATAGACCTGGTCCTTCAGCGGCGATTGCGGATAGGTCGTGAGTAAAAGTTGATACGTCAGCTGCGCTTGCTCCAGATCACCCGCGGCGGTGGCCGCCGAGGCCTTTTCCAGCAATTCCCGAGCGTCGGCGTCGGGGGACGGCGTCGGCACAATGGCCGGCGCCGGCGATTGTAGCTGTGGTTGTGGTTGTGGTTGTGGTTGAGCTTCAAGTTGCGGCTGCGATTGAGGTTGTGCTTGCGCCCACGCAGACATTGTCAACGACGTCATCGAAACGAGGAGGACGCCAATCATTCCGGCTCCGGCTTTGAAGCTGCCCGCAGCAGGCTGCCGGGAATCTTCGATGCGCAAAGAACAAAACCATGATTGCATGCGGCCCAACCCCGCCCCCCAATGCGGGCATTGCGGCCGATGCGCATTCACGCTCGCGATTTTTGAAATCATCGTCGTCATATTCGCCAGGAATCACTATAAGGGATGCCGGATACCTTGTCAACAGAACGGAACGGGAACGGGTTGTATGGGTTGTATTTCATGAAATAATTAATTATAGTGACGGGAGCATCTCAAATCCTTTCCCCGACAAGGAGCCGCAGCGGATGCCGATCGGATTAAAAGAGATCAAACGCGCCGGACGGACGATTCGATCGTCGGTCGACCCGACCCCGCTGGTTTCGTCGCGCTCGCTGAGCCTGCGGGCCGGGGTTCCCGTTTTTCTGAAGCTTGAAAATCTTCAGAAGACGGGATCGTTCAAGGTCCGGGGGGCGTTCAACCGGATTGCCCTTCTGACGGCCCCCCAGCGACGAAGGGGCGTGGTGGCGGCTTCGGCGGGAAACCACGCCCAAGGCGTCGCCCTCGCCGCCCGAACCCGCGGCATCTCGGCCACGATCGTCATGCCCGAAGGGGCCTCGATCGCCAAACAGGAGGCGAGCCGTTCGTACGGCGCCCGGGTGATCCTTCACGGAGACGACTTTGACTCGGCGATGGATAAAGCCCGGGAGATCGAACGGTCGGAAGGAAGCGTCCTCATTCACGCCTTCGACGACGAGGCGGTGATCGCCGGCCAGGGAACGATCGCGTTGGAGATCTTGAAGGACCGCCCGGACATACGAACCATCCTCGTTCCCGTCGGGGGAGGCGGCCTTGCCGCCGGAGTCGCGACGGCGGTGAAAGCCTTGAAGCCCGGGGTCCGGGTCCTCGGGGTCGCCGCCCCGGCCCGTCCGACCCTGGCGGATGGAATCGCCGTGAAATCCCCCGGAAGGATTACGCGGCCGATCTTGGAGCGGTGCCTGGATCGCATGGTCCGGGTCGCGGAGGACGAAATCGCCGAAGCCGTCCTGCTGCTGATCGAGCACAAGCGGATCATCGCCGAAGGGGCCGGCGCCGTTCCCCTGGCCGCGCTTCTAAACCACGGGGGCCGGCTTCGGGGTCCGGTCTGCCTTATCGTCACCGGCGGGAATATTGACGTCACCCTCCTCGAGCGGATTATCGAGCGGGGTTTGGTCCGGACCGGCCGTCTCCTGCGCCTCTCGGTCGTTCTTCCCGACCGCCCCGGAGCGCTGGCCGGACTCGCCGCCGCCATCGGCGAGGCGGGCGCCAACATCCTGCACATCGTTCACGATCGTCTCTCGTCAGGGCTTCCGATCACCCGGAGCCGGGTCGATCTCTCTCTCGAAACCCGGGGCGCGGAACACAGCCGCTCGATCACGGCCCGTCTGAAACGGAGCGGCTATCCCTTGCGTTGACGGGAGCATCGGCATGCGCGAACGCGTCCAACAGTTCCTTCAATACCTGACGGTCGAGAAGGGGCTCTCGCTCAACACGACCGCGGCCTACGGCGCCGATCTGAACCGGTTTCTGGAGTTTCTCGGGGCCCGGGCGTTGAACCGTCCGGAAGACATCACCCGGCGGGACCTCCTGGATTTTCTGGCCGCCCGAAAACAAAACGGCCTTTCCTCCCGTTCGCTCGCGCGCCAGATCGCGACCCTTCGCAATTTTTACCGCTTTCTCAACCACGAAAAAATACTCCGGACGGACCCCACCCAGAACGTGGAATCCCCCCGCGACTGGAAACGATTGCCGAAGACGATGGCCTTCGAGGAAGTCGAACGGCTGCTCAACCTTCCCAAGGGGTCCACGTCCTCGGCCGTGCGCGACGACGCCATGATCGAATTGATGTACGCCACCGGCCTGCGCGTCTCGGAACTGACCGCGCTGCCCCTCCAGGCCGTCAACACCGAAGTCGGATACATCCTGGCCACGGGCAAGGGCAACAAACAGCGGATCATCCCGATGGGCGAAGTGGCGCTTCAAAAACTCAAGACGTACCTGGCGACGGCTCGGGGAAAACTCGCGAAAGGGCGGGTCTCCGACCGGGTCTTCCTCAACCGCTCCGGGCGCGGTCTCACGCGGCAGGGCTGTTGGAAGATGCTGAAGAACTACGTCCGACGGGCCGGGATCAAGCGTTCCGTTTCGCCCCACATGCTCCGGCACTCCTTCGCGACGCATTTACTGGAACGGGGGGCGGACCTGCGTTCGGTCCAGGCCATGCTGGGCCACGCCGACCTATCCACCACGCAGATCTACACGCAGGTCACGCGTCACCGCTTGAAACAGATTCATCAACAGCTTCACCCGCGGGGATGACACCGCGGGATCCCCTCATCGTCGGGCGGTCGTTACTTGACGGTGACCTTGCGCATCGCATCGCCTTTCCGGATTTTCTGGATCACGTCGAGACTGGCCTTGTCCGTCACCTGACCGAAGACGGTGTACTTGCCGTCCAGAAAGGGTTGCGGAGCGAGGCAGATGTAGAACTGACTGTCGGCGCTGTCGGGATCGCTCGAGCGGGCCATGGCGACGGTCCCGAGAAGATGCGGCGTCTTGTTGAATTCGGCCTTCAGCTTGACCCCCGAACCGCCCGTCCCGTTGCCGTTGGGGTCCCCGCCTTGAATCACGAAACCGGGCTCGACGCGGTGGAAGGTCAGTCCGTTGTAGAATCCCTGCTTGATCAGTTCGGTGATCCGCGCGACGGTTTTCGGCGCCGCATCCGGCAACATTTCGAAGATGATATTTCCCTTGTCCGTCTCAATGGTCACCACCGGTTTACCTCCCTGGGCCCAGGCCGTCTCGATGACGAGCCCCGGACCGCCCGCGCTGAGGGTGAGTGTTCCTATCACGATCGCCATGATCCAATTCCGTTTCATCGGCCGTCCCCTTTCCGTTCGTTTCCCGCCGTGACGTTGCGTTCAAACCAATCGATCAATACCCCTTCTCTCAACCCGTAATCGCTCACCACCACCTCGTTCGCTCCAGCCAGGCGCATCGCGACCCACAGCAAGGCGGCGCCGGCCACGATGAGATCTTCCCGCCCCCGCTCGAGGCCGACCAGGCGCCGGCGTTCTTCCAACGTCATTCCGGCCAGCTTCCGATACCAGCTCTCGACGCGCCCGAACCCCAGGCGCATGTTCTGCACGCGCGCCGGATCGTACGTCGCGAGCCCCAACTCCAGCGCGGCCAGGGTGGTCACGGTCCCGGCCACGCCGATCAAGCGATCTCCGGACCGCCCGCGGAGGACGGGACTCATCGGCCGGAACTTTTCTTCAACGGCCCGGACCAGCCGATCCAGGTCCTCGGCGGACGGAGGGTCGCCGGCGAGATAACGATCCGTCAGCTTGACGACCCCGATATCGAATGTCCTCATTTCCTGAACCCGCCCGGCCGTCACGACGATCCATTCCGTGCTGCCGCCGCCGATGTCCAACACCAGCAGATTCGAATCGTCCGGCTCCAGACCGTACCGCACGCCCAACAGCGTCCGGCGGGCCTCCTCCTCTCCGGAGATCACCTCGATTTCCAGCCCGGTCTCCTTTTTCACCCGGTCGAGAAACAACGGACGGTTGTCGGCCTCGCGAACCGCGCTGGTGGCCACGCCGACGATCCGGTCCACCGGATGATCCGAAATCGCCGCCCGGAACTCGGCGAGCGCCCGGAGCGTTCGGGACATGGCGGACGGAGACAAGCGGCCGCTGTCCACAATCCCTTCCCCCAAGCGGGTGATCCGGCGGTCTTCGAAGATCGGCCGGAGGCGGACCCGGCCCCCGACCGACCGAAGCTCGGCGATCAACAAGCGCAGGGTGTTGCTCCCGATGTCGATGCCGGCGACGACCATGTCACGATCGGGCGTCCCGTTCGCGGTCATCCCGGGTGAAGGCATCCCCTTCCGCGACCAGCGTCTCCCGTTCCGCGCGTTTCGCCTCGATTTCCTGAATCAGATGCAGCCCTTCTTTTTCTTTCAGGACGACCGGACGGCCGGCCTTCAATTGCGTCAAGCCGTGCTGACCCAGCGCCCGATACGCGTCGGCCAGCTGCCGTTCGACCGCCCGGAGCCGGTACCGATGCTTCAAACGGTCGGTTTCCTCCGATGACGCGACGGCCGCCGACCGAAACCCGTTTCGCACCCGCACGATGCCGTTATAGAGATCTTCTTTGACGCGCGACCACGGAAACATGGTTTGGTATCCTATCCAAAGTGCGGGCAAAGATCAAGTGCGGGGGCGGCCGTTCGTCTCCGAACGGATCGCGCGGCCTCAACTCACGGTGAACAGTTCCAACTTCCCCTTCCATTTTCTCGCCAGCGCGGCCTTCAACGCGGCGTCCTCGGGCCGGTTCAACAACGGATCGTCCGAAAGCAGCCTCCGGGCCTCTTCCCGCGCCTCTTCCAAGAGCTTCGCATCCCGCAGAATGTTCGCGACCCGCAACTCCGGAAGGCCGGACTGGCGCGTTCCGAAAAATTCCCCGGGACCCCGGATCGCCAAATCTTCCTCGGCGATCACGAACCCGTCCTGGCTCTGGACCATCGTGTCCAGCCTCCGTTTTCCCTCTTCCGAAACCGGCGCGGCGGCCAGCAGGACGCAATAGGACCGGTGACGGCCGCGGCCCACCCGGCCGCGAAGCTGATGGAGTTGTGAAAGCCCGAACCGCTCGGCATGCTCGATGACCATCACCGTCGCGTTCGGGACGTCGATCCCGACCTCGATCACGGTGGTCGCCACGAGGATCTGGATTTGACCCTTCTTGAACCCCTGCATGATCCTTTCCTTTTCGTCCATCGGCATCCGCCCGTGCAACAGACCGACCGTGAAGGAGGGGAACACCTCGCGCTGCAGATGGTCCGCCATTTTCACGGCCGCCTTGAGGTCCGTTTTCTCCGATTCCTCCACAATGGGATAAACCACGTAGGCCTGACGTCCCTCCGCCGCCTGCTCGGCCACGAGGGCGTAGGCCCGGTCGCGTTTTGATTCGTAATAGAGGCGGGTCTCGATCGGCGACCGGCCCTGCGGCAACTCATCGATCACCGAAAGATCCAGATCCCCGTGGACGGTCAGGGCCAGCGTCCGCGGGATCGGCGTGGCCGTCATGATGAGAACATCCGGGTGGTATCCCTTTTTCTGCAGAAGGGCCCGCTGCATCACGCCGAATTTGTGCTGCTCGTCCACGACGACCAGGCCCAGACGGCCGAAGCGCACGCCTCCCTGGATGACCGCGTGCGTTCCGACGACGAACGCCGGGGTGTCGGAGGCCGCGACCTTCAGATCTTTCGCCGCCGCCCGTTTGGACCGGCCGCCGGTCAGAAGAAGGCAGGGAAGATTGAGCGGCTTCAGCCATTGCC
Proteins encoded in this window:
- a CDS encoding peptidylprolyl isomerase; protein product: MKRNWIMAIVIGTLTLSAGGPGLVIETAWAQGGKPVVTIETDKGNIIFEMLPDAAPKTVARITELIKQGFYNGLTFHRVEPGFVIQGGDPNGNGTGGSGVKLKAEFNKTPHLLGTVAMARSSDPDSADSQFYICLAPQPFLDGKYTVFGQVTDKASLDVIQKIRKGDAMRKVTVK
- a CDS encoding site-2 protease family protein translates to MMNIDHIIQEISISAIPILLAVILHEVAHGWVANKRGDPTARMMGRLTLNPLSHIDPIGTVVIPIFLLIATKGSFVFGYAKPVPVNFMNLRHPKEDMVWVAGAGPATNLILAVACGLLFRLVLMIDPRLVLQLRLGGGPFNWNDPSGMVLVPVMYMLLKGVQWNVVLAIFNMIPIPPLDGGRVLVGLLPDRQSAAWASIEPFGFFIIIALVFLDPFGFWSQIISPLIVNIMLWILGLNDHLGGVPL
- the trpS gene encoding tryptophan--tRNA ligase: MLSGMQPSGRLHLGNLLGALDNWIKYQNEFDAYFFVADWHALSTNYADTRKIREYIQEMLIDWLSAGIDPEKCTVFIQSRLPDHAVLHLLLSMITPVPWLERNPTYKEKIEELRERDLTTYGFLGYPVLQSADILIYKADVVPVGVDQLPHLELTRELARRFNNLYAPVFPEPQPLLTEVPKLLGTDGRKMSKSYNNAIYLSDPEPVVREKLRTMVTDPARIRRTDPGNPDVCPVFSFHKIFSEIGVIDRVNTECRTASIGCIDCKTLVADRMVRRLDPIWKEREKWLKHPKKVEAVAAEGSKKAGQAARQTMEEVREAMKL
- a CDS encoding Ppx/GppA phosphatase family protein, with protein sequence MTANGTPDRDMVVAGIDIGSNTLRLLIAELRSVGGRVRLRPIFEDRRITRLGEGIVDSGRLSPSAMSRTLRALAEFRAAISDHPVDRIVGVATSAVREADNRPLFLDRVKKETGLEIEVISGEEEARRTLLGVRYGLEPDDSNLLVLDIGGGSTEWIVVTAGRVQEMRTFDIGVVKLTDRYLAGDPPSAEDLDRLVRAVEEKFRPMSPVLRGRSGDRLIGVAGTVTTLAALELGLATYDPARVQNMRLGFGRVESWYRKLAGMTLEERRRLVGLERGREDLIVAGAALLWVAMRLAGANEVVVSDYGLREGVLIDWFERNVTAGNERKGDGR
- a CDS encoding pyridoxal-phosphate dependent enzyme gives rise to the protein MPIGLKEIKRAGRTIRSSVDPTPLVSSRSLSLRAGVPVFLKLENLQKTGSFKVRGAFNRIALLTAPQRRRGVVAASAGNHAQGVALAARTRGISATIVMPEGASIAKQEASRSYGARVILHGDDFDSAMDKAREIERSEGSVLIHAFDDEAVIAGQGTIALEILKDRPDIRTILVPVGGGGLAAGVATAVKALKPGVRVLGVAAPARPTLADGIAVKSPGRITRPILERCLDRMVRVAEDEIAEAVLLLIEHKRIIAEGAGAVPLAALLNHGGRLRGPVCLIVTGGNIDVTLLERIIERGLVRTGRLLRLSVVLPDRPGALAGLAAAIGEAGANILHIVHDRLSSGLPITRSRVDLSLETRGAEHSRSITARLKRSGYPLR
- the xerD gene encoding site-specific tyrosine recombinase XerD, which encodes MRERVQQFLQYLTVEKGLSLNTTAAYGADLNRFLEFLGARALNRPEDITRRDLLDFLAARKQNGLSSRSLARQIATLRNFYRFLNHEKILRTDPTQNVESPRDWKRLPKTMAFEEVERLLNLPKGSTSSAVRDDAMIELMYATGLRVSELTALPLQAVNTEVGYILATGKGNKQRIIPMGEVALQKLKTYLATARGKLAKGRVSDRVFLNRSGRGLTRQGCWKMLKNYVRRAGIKRSVSPHMLRHSFATHLLERGADLRSVQAMLGHADLSTTQIYTQVTRHRLKQIHQQLHPRG
- a CDS encoding penicillin-binding protein activator is translated as MPTPSPDADARELLEKASAATAAGDLEQAQLTYQLLLTTYPQSPLKDQVYMGLAQIDQQQQNYADAVLKYQKLIGEFPASPLADRARDQLAVAYIGLGQYDSAIPILERERSLSPDLAARQALTDRIVDVYLQKKDDVQAVHELLKKEMSREEEKQAVENRVQELLAQSSRSELKELIRQFPKGYPGDAALLKLADLYESSKEYFEAERELRRFLFIYPKHRAVSKVRSRLAAIKQLYLSHQHLIGVLLPLSGRLQPFGQEVLNGIRLALDPPSTAVPEKFVGIVVKNTEGDATVLQSGLDELARDYRVSAVIGPMLSRQVAAVAPRAEAYRIPLLTPGASEDWAKPWKYVLRNSITNRQQAGEIAAYAVNSLHLKRFCILHSADGYGTEMMRVFSEAIAKLGGEVIARASYDPQATDFGPQIKYLKETDLTKYGVLGPPPQQKGEIREYRPGFDAIFLPGDYDQAGMIAAQLAFYNIEGVTLLGTNGWDSQDLFRFGGKFVDGGIFVDGFFPASTDPQVQSFVERYRSRYEENPTLLAAQAYDAAGLVLRAMQQGAATGEAVRDFLGRVRNYSGVTGPITYTPEGDLAKRLYVIQAKDGKFVQLN